A single Uloborus diversus isolate 005 chromosome 7, Udiv.v.3.1, whole genome shotgun sequence DNA region contains:
- the LOC129226953 gene encoding dnaJ homolog subfamily C member 24-like, with translation MHLGAQLKKENKSQRNQKTAEKSPFENRPNLLNGMSDYYTILGCSASSTYEELKQNYFKLIRLHHPDKNGNKELFCLLDEAWKVLGNAESRKMYDAELRAKEIRFSHAIDQELNLSDLTWNSESRLYEKLCRCGGKYILLETDVSPDIILIDCDNCSLSIEVDCDNSVNKISS, from the exons ATGCATCTGGGGGCAcagcttaaaaaagaaaataaatcgcaAAGAAATCAGAAAACTGCAGAGAAGAGTCCTTTTGAGAATCGTCCAAACTTACTGAACG gAATGTCTGATTATTATACTATTCTTGGTTGTTCTGCTTCATCAACATATGaagagctaaagcagaattatTTCAAACTCATCCGCCTACATCATCCTGACAAAAATGGCAATAAAGAGTTGTTCTGCCTTCTGGATGAAGCTTGGAAAGTTCTTGGTAATGCAGAGAGTCGCAAGATGTATGATGCTGAATTAAGAGCTAAGGAAATAAGATTTAGTCACGCGATTGATCAAGAACTTAATCTTTCGGATCTCACTTGGAATTCTGAATCTAGACTGTATGAAAAACTATGTAGATGTGGTGGTAAATACATCTTGCTGGAAACAGATGTATCTCCAGATATTATATTAATTGATTGTGATAACTGCTCTTTGAGCATTGAAGTTGACTGTGATAATTCCGTGAATAAAATTTCTAGCTga